The sequence tatttttttgacacaGAGGATTTTCTTTCTACACTTTCTActggggacaggtcaggactgctgGTATAGCCTAGTTCAATACCCGTACCCTCTTCTTTTGCAGCCTTTCTTTTGTAATGTGTGTATGAGTAACTCTGGATtatttgctgataacagtctggatggtcctttttattTTTAGTCTGAAGTATAATGTCGTTGTCCAGTGAAAACAGTGCAAAACAACATCTTTACTGGAGAGAAGTAAAATTTTCTTAACTTTcttaaaattaacataaaaagagtttattataGGTGATTTGGGAGAGATTCTATTGGCCCATTCGTCAAGAAAATTGTTCAAATATTTAGTTAATTAAAAATACGTTTTTTCTCCTTTGGACAGCAAAGCTGTGGCTACCATTTCATACAAAATAAATCTAGAATACTCATTTGTCAAACTCGTTTACACTTTCCATGCTGTTCCAACTGTTTCTAAATTAGTGTtgtacttaattaattaattcagagTTAACTACAGGATATTAcgcaaatgtttaaatatataaatattgatatatagaTGTGTAAATGTCAAAAATTACTATttccattacttttatttttaccatatctGTGCATCATTGCTGTATGTAACAGTTAGACGGTTAGGCCGTCTCTGTTTTAAAAGATAACAATTTAATCCAGTTCGAGGTTCTGCACATACCTCATGCAATCAAACATTACTCATATAATTCAGTCTTTATTGAGTcaaattaattcataaaatacTTGATATCTTCACTCTTCACTGGTCCTGGTAACCATCTCTGGGCTGGGCTTCCAAACATATAAAAAAcgtataaaatatttacattataactttacagaagattaaaaaaagtttttatcttTTAATGAAAGTAAACATTTGACCTTAAATCTCAAttagtttacatttttaataatttttttttaatctaaaattgtaAATTGGCCAAAACATCACACATACTGCAAATTCATAGTTGAATATACATAGacaatttaactgaaattgtaGTTATTTAACTacatattacattattacaaatatattactGATACTATATCAGTATAcaagtatatacatatacaaacactTTAATTAATAGATGTGTAAATGTCCCACAAAAATTACTTGAGTATGTCCCACACCTGTAAACATTGTGAGGTGTTAACCAGTGACATCATTCTTTTCAATATGCAGAGCAGTTTaattgtgttttactgtgttaactgcactacctccattacacacacactaaaaaggactctacttttatactttattttattaattttatctttattttttcatctGTATCATATTTTCTTATCCTTTTGTGTAActtctgtgtactgtgtatacctgctgctactggatgtccaaaacatctgtctatctatctatctatctatctatctatctatctatctatctatctatctatctatctatctatctatctatctatattttaatgatatttaattttttaattttaagggcATCTTTCAGACCCTACTAAAGTACTTGTATTAACGCTATATTTTCCTCCCATTTAACCAAGAGTTAACttatatattacacattttagcAGTAAAAACAAAACTGGCGCCCTGAAGATCAATCCTAGaatgaaacacattttattaaattttagaaaaaaaaatcagtgtgaaaATCTAAAATGTCTGAGACCACGTTAACCCGTTTCTGCCCTCCTGCATGGGTGTCTGTGTGCTAGCCTGACTAATCCAAAACATCGCATGACTgtattgttagcattagcattagctagaaTAGCTTTAACATGGCGCTAAACACTCTTAGCACTTAACAACTATTTGAGAGTGAGGAAGTTCCGATTACACCATCTGATATCACCTGATTTTACCCTCACAGAGATCCTGTGGTGTTTTGTTAGGATGTGTGTGGGGAAGCGCAGGAGACAGAACGTGTGGGAGGAAGTGTGTGAGGTGAGGTGTGAGGTGAAGTCATCCAGTATTGTGAGCAACTGACATGAGACTGCTGGATTACATAAGCACACTCAGACAGACACTCAGGTAGGTGGGAGGAGAGAGGTcatgtgatggtggtgatgacggcGCTGGGACACCTGGGGGTGTGTGGTGATACTATTTGTAACCTATTGTTCCAGAACAGAAGTCGTTGAGATAAGCTACTCTACACCTCGGTGCTCTGTGTTAGTGCGGGTCTGAAGAACCTGAAAGGAACTTGTTGCTGCTTGTTGGGTCTGGAGGAGTTCACGCTACAATGAAGCACAGTTTACTGTGGATTCACTGTTTTATTGTATTACTGGGGGTTAATGTTTCTTTACAAGGTGAGTGTACacaccctctctccctctctctctctatctctctctctctctctctctctccaccctgtGCTTTTATTCTGCTTTTGACTGGTTTAAGTTCTTCCAGAGCTTTCAGCATGACCTTCAAATCAGTTATATTGTTTggtaaataaattttatttggtTTTTAAGCAAGAACAAATAGATGACCAGAACATACAAATTGCAAGATAATATATAAAaggagacaaaaacaaaaaacccacaaaaaaaaaaaaacagcatttctgGTTTGCCATCATATTTTATGCATGTCATAAATAAAATTCTGTCTATCCACATCTTCAGTCACATAGCTATGAATATGTGCTCCTGATTCCTAAATATATACATCGAGCTGCGTTTTTTAAATGATAGATTTCTTCATAGTCTATAGTAacagtaataaaattaaatagttaagATGTAAACAATAATTTAAAGTGGTTTGCTGTTGGAGAAACCAAAGAAAAACAGAATTCACAAaggtaaaatgtattttgttgttgGAGTGAATCTGAGATGTACTGTTATTTATTGAAATCAGAGCAGAGATGGTGACCCAAAGATGGCAAATGACCAGAAAGTgatctatatataaaaataagtcaGTGTGTTTCTCTTCAGGCAACCATTTCAGAGCAGAATGGTAGCGTGAATCCACTGGCATTATAGCAATGGTGGACATTTTtctataaattattcttgtcCCTGACCATTAAACAGACAAGCAGCTCTGCAGTGGAGAAGGAGGAAAGGAGTTTCAGCTCATTAAACCATTGTTAAACTAGTTGGGACTGTTCTAGTCAGCCTGTCCTGCCTCTGAGTATTTTGTACCAATTGGAGTTGCATCCCCAATAGTACCGCCTCTTTTGTGGCAATTCCCTGCGGTCTGGAAATCTCAGTGACTCCCGTGCTGACCATATTTTACCAAGTTTACATGCAATTGGCTGTTCAATCAATGAACCTTATATTTTCCTTGGGGATAAATTTCCAATGCCAAGCATTTACAGTtcaaaagggattgaaaacatcaTCAGGTGCAAATCTTTAATTAATAAGACCAGACCatactttttttacttaaaacatcTAAAGAAGCCAGACCAGTtctggaacagtgttctctggacAGATTAAACTAAGAAAAGCCTGTACCAGAATGATGGGAAGAAGAAAGTATGGAGAAGGCTTGGAACAGCTTGACACAAAGCTCACCACAtcttctgttaaacatggtggtggtagtgtgggtGTGCACAGATTCCAGTGGTACTGGgtcactagtttttttttttttttttcaacacatgTTCATCACTATTAACCTTacaataaactgaataataacaaaaaacattaaaaattaagCTAATATTACAGGAAAAATGATATAAACAGATTAATCTTGCCCTCTGGTTTGTATCTTCTCCACACTTAAAAACATCGActtgaaaaagttaaaaaaaaaagtgttagtaaGAGTTTTACACCAAAACCTGCTCTAAACCTTTCTGTTGATAACTCAGTGACTgaactaaaactgaaaaaaaaaacagtggaataTTTCTTTAACTGAATCACCAGGTCAAATAAAACTGGAACACGCCCTGTTTGTGTAAGTTGGCCGTCAGCAAGTATGGTCTTAACTCATCATCAAGCCAAATTCCTTTAATTATATTCATACCTGTAGGTTTAAAACATTCCAGTGTTTGAGAAACAAAGAACCGTTCAGATAGTTTAAATATTGCTGAAGAGAAAATCAGGATGTGTTTCATGTACACATGATGACACACCACCAGCATATGACCACAAGGTGTCCCTCATAACATTGATCAACTGTATACTACACAAACAAACACTATGCGAAAGAAATGGTGCGTCCCCAGAATGTGAAACCTGTCCGAAAACATGACATTAAAATAGAGGAATTTCCAGGTTCTGCTTAAGAGGGCGTGTCCTTGAGAGTCTCTGACCTTCATGGAACGTTTTACGACATTCCAGAGTGACTGTATTTGGTCAGACCTTTCATAAACAGATGAAGATCACTAGTCACAGGCTGCTCAAGGTTATGGCTTCATTTGATTATGATtaaagctcaaataaaaggatatTATAGTAAAATTTTATTTGATATCTGTCTATTTAAAATGCATGTAATTTTAGTCCAGTTCTATTTtgcttattaaaacaaaaactaaatttgCAAACTGCAAACTAAATTTCTGTATCTTCAGTTTGTCTTTATGGTAAATTCCTGAGGAGCGTTTCTTTAACTGTGggtacatttcatttcattaaattaaagcacagtcatgtttttttttatcaaaaaacaGGATAGCAACAAGAATAATACATTACCTAAAAAAATGTAAGATGGATATCTCTCTTTTGGCATGTTTGTCACTTTAACTGACCATGACTATAAACCTGTTTTGGCAgttctctttaactctttaaaaattAATATGATTTGTTTAATCATGGCAGAAAGACACATATAGCAGCTATTACAACACTGCCCTAaggtttaaacatttttttaatcaaatcaaatcaaatgaatTTATATATCACTTTTTACAACCAATATTGTCGCAAAGCAGCTCTACAGAAATGTGATCTCAGGATAGAGAATCAGAAAACCCATTcaacatacaatacagaacaacCAGAGAGCAACAGAGGCAAGAAAAAAATCCCTTAGAGCTTGGGAAGAACCAAGACTTACATGTACCATATATTATCACATGTACATCGCAGATACTTATTAAGGCTGATATGTAAGGGGGACCCATCCTTCTCTGGTCAACTTATAAAGCAATGTTAAAATCTATACATCCACACAGttgataatatattataatatacatagTCTAATATAGTCTAATATATACAGGTgaagtttccgcccgttcttgggctccgtATCTCCTTATAAGTGCGTTTTcccccagccgtgtcccaattcactagtcggGGCAGCGATACTGACGAAACAGGTTCGATcggtgggtttatttattaaatttttgcttttttcttaGGCTTAGCTGCTTTGAGATTAGcttttctgcaattgggttcaacaaccctctgggcttggGAGCTACTTGTCTgaagcacttcatcccattacacttcattttacaaaacacgTGCCCGCCGCGTAATGGCTTGAAAATTATCTGACCCGCGTCCAGACTTCGACCCCTGTCATACAGTATGTGCAAATGTATATTGTTGATAGGCTACAGCTTGTATAGTCTTTTAGAAAAGAACTGCCATTAAAATATTTAGACtctcttaaaaaaacacataaacgtatatagatataaaaaaaaaatctatataaaaccCCCAGCATTGAGTTGTAGAGCAGTGGAATATTGATGCTTCATTCAACACATTTAAGATGAGATGTGGAGATCAGTCCACATCCTGACTTGCAGTGCACTTTAGTATTTAGTTCTGTGTGACTgaggtctttctttctttctcttttttacttcAGAATTGAAGAAAACCCCTGACACCAGGGTGATCGTTGCTGATGAGACTCTAGAAGGTATGAAGGTCTACCCCTCTGCCCAAAATATTCTGACCAGCAGTGTCACCACAGCCTTCCTCCCTGTGATCTACATCATCGTCTTCGTTGTGGGGTTACCCACCAACGCCATGGCCGTCTGGGTGTTCCTCTTCAGAACAAAAAAGAAGCATCCAGGATCCATCCTGCTGACCAACCTCGCACTGGCTGACCTGCTCTTCATCATCTGGCTCCCACTGAAGATCCACTACCACTTCAACAACAACAACTGGATCTTCGGGGAACCACTGTGTAAAGTTCTAGTGGGCTTTTTCTATGGGAACATGTACTGCTCCACTATCTTCATAGCGTGCATCAGTATGCAGCGCTACTGGGCAGTCGCACATccactttcccagcagaaaaggAATAACCGTGCagcagtgtgtgtatctgtgtgtgtgtggattgtggTCTGGCTCCTCACCATCCCGCTCTATCTGTATGACCAGACTGTTAAAGTCACCAATCTGGGCATTACCACCTGCCACGATGTTGTTCGTCGCAGTCAGTCTCGTATCCCTGTTGGATATTTCATGACCATGGGCATTGTGGGATTTTTAGTTCCCTGTGTGGTGTGTACGATAGCTTATGTGCTGACGTTTCGCACTCTCAAGAGTTCCATGACGGATCCCAGCAtcaacaagaagaagaaaaaggccGTTATCCTCATCGTCACGGTGCTGGTGATGTTCCTAGTGTGTTTCACTCCCAGTAACATCATGCTGATGGTGCACTACTCTCTCCAGGTCGCCAATGTTCAGAACGACGGCTACGGTTTCTACCTCGTCACGCTGTGCTTGTCCAGTCTGAACAGCTGTCTGGACCCGTTTGTGTATTATTTTATCTCGGATGAGTTCAGAGAGCACGTGAAGAACACGCTGAAGTGTCGTAGCGAACGATCTGTCAAAAGAGAAAAGGTTTCCTTCAGTGCTCTGAAGTTCTCAAAGAAGAGCAGCACATCTGACTCCTCCACCACTCAGAGCACCACCTACACCTCTGACTCCTCCCACTCTAAAAGCAGCAACTGCTAGGAACAAAAATGTACACTTGCCTTTTAATTAATCTTAAACTTCTACACTTACTGGACTAAGTAGATGCATTTAAAGGAGTATGAAGGAAGTACCCAGCTTAACACACAGAAGTCCCCTTAACGCTAGCCATTGGATCCACTGTGGTTACTGTATGTTTGGGGAACTATAACATAATGTTATAGCAATGTTCAACTtgcattaaaaatgttagcacAGTTGACAGAATGATCAGGaaactctataaaaaaaacaatccttctctgatcgggagattgctggttcgaatcccgtttaagTAGCTTGCCTTcggctgccggagtcctgagagagcacaattggccttgctctttctgggtgggtagatggtgctcttttctccacataactccaaagggtgatgtcgctcagcacaaggcatccctcagaacagagtcgctgtgctttccttcctGTGATGCTACTGGGCAATGCTGAATccgcagcagcttgaaaagaggcggtggctgacttcacatttgttggaagaggcgtgtgttagtcttcaccctcctggtgttagggcattactagtgataggggcagtcctaatgagtgggttgggtaattggcctatGATAACTATCTTGTTACTATAGTTTGATGTGTAGTTACAATGTTTTAAGGACATTTTCTTCATTATAAGCATAACAAAAATGACTAGAAATTTGTTttagcagctagctagctaactaccttTCCTGTTTTACCTTAAATTG comes from Astyanax mexicanus isolate ESR-SI-001 chromosome 17, AstMex3_surface, whole genome shotgun sequence and encodes:
- the LOC103035423 gene encoding proteinase-activated receptor 2 translates to MKHSLLWIHCFIVLLGVNVSLQELKKTPDTRVIVADETLEGMKVYPSAQNILTSSVTTAFLPVIYIIVFVVGLPTNAMAVWVFLFRTKKKHPGSILLTNLALADLLFIIWLPLKIHYHFNNNNWIFGEPLCKVLVGFFYGNMYCSTIFIACISMQRYWAVAHPLSQQKRNNRAAVCVSVCVWIVVWLLTIPLYLYDQTVKVTNLGITTCHDVVRRSQSRIPVGYFMTMGIVGFLVPCVVCTIAYVLTFRTLKSSMTDPSINKKKKKAVILIVTVLVMFLVCFTPSNIMLMVHYSLQVANVQNDGYGFYLVTLCLSSLNSCLDPFVYYFISDEFREHVKNTLKCRSERSVKREKVSFSALKFSKKSSTSDSSTTQSTTYTSDSSHSKSSNC